From the genome of Planctomycetota bacterium:
ATCGAGGGCGTGGACATGGGCTGGTGCCGGTTCCTCGCCTCGCTGCGCCTCGACCCCGCCACGCTCGACAGCGCCGGGCGCGACCAGGACCTCGCGTTCGAGATCAGCGGCACGTGGAAGACCGGAGCCGCGGGTTCGATCACGATCTTGGAGCCCGGCGGGCACGAGCGGGGCGAGCGCGACCGATCCTGGCGCATTTCGCCCCGCCAACTCCGCTTTCACGTCGGCCCCGGCGAGGTCGCCCGCGTGCCCTTCAGCGTCGGCTTCAGCCCCGTGGAGGAATCCGGCACGCGCGAGATGGTGCTGGAGGTCGAGGTGCAGGGCGAGAAGGCCTACGGCCCGGTCGAAGTCCGTCGCACGTTCGAGATCGGGTCGCGCGGGCTGCGCCTGGAACTCGCGCCCACCATCGTCGGGGCTGACCTCATCGTCGACGCCATCGTGTCGAACGCCGGAGAGCAGGCGGCCTCGCTGCGCCTGACCGCCTTTGCGCCCAACGCACCGCGCATCAAGGCGGTGATCCCGGACCTTCCGCGTGGCAACCAGGCGACACGCCGGTTCCGGTTCGACGGGCTGGCGGAGCGGGCCCGCGGGCAGCGGGTCATGGTCGTGCTCGAAGACCCCGAGTCCGGCGCGCGCCTCGTGCGCTCTGTGCAGGCCCCGGATCCTGCCCGTCCCGGGCGAGAATGAAGAGGTAGTACCCGGGCTCGCGGGGCGTCGCCGGCACGCCTTCGCCGTCGGTGACGCCGACGACGCGCAGCCCGCCCCGCGACACGACGTCCCGCCACTGCGCGAGGTTGTACCCGCGCAGGGCGTACGTCGAATCGATGTGCCGCTCGCGGACGCGCTTCCCCACCCCAGTCCGCACGGTGAGATGGCTGATCACGCGCTCGTTGCGGGCCGATTCTCCGCGTGCGCCCGCGGGCGGGATGTACTGCACGACCTGCGAGACGCGGACCCCGTCGCGCGAGCCCTTCCAGACGTCCTCGGTGATGCTCTCCAGCCCGTACGCGCACAGGCTGATGCCCACCACGTACACGCCCCCGGGGCGCAGCACGCCCCCGACACTGCGCAGGTGCTCGACCATCGCGCGGTCGCTCGTCAGGTGGCGGATGGTGTTGATCAGGTTGAACGCCATCGTCACAGGGGGCAGACGCCGCCCCGACGCGAAGTCCTCCATGCGGGCGGCGAAGATGCGCACGCCCCCGTCGCCCTCCCCGGTCTGCGACTGGCAGACGCCCGCGTCGCGGGCCGTGCGGCGGGCGAACGCGACCATCTTCGGCTCGCTGTCGAAGCCGATCCCGCGCACCTTGAGGCGTGCCGCCGCACGCAGGTACCGGCCCGTGCCGCAGCCGGGCTCCAGCCACACGTCGGGCCCCTCGTGGCGCGGCACGTGCGCACGGCGCAGGCGGCGCAGCACGCGCACGTCCGACATCGTGCCGGGCGCGTGCAGAATGTCGTACAGTCGCGGGATGGAATAGAAGTCCTCGAACGTGCCCATCGCGGGGGAGCGTATGAACCGATCCGAAGAACTCGCCGGCGCCATCGAGATGTCGCGGGCGCTGCTCGTCCGATTCCTTCCGGGCTTCACCGACGAAACCCACACCGCGCAGTTCCCCGGCCTGCCGAACCACCTGGCCTGGAACCTCGGGCACCTCGCGCACACCTGCCACCGCTGCGCCGCGATGCTCGACGGGCTGGAGGCCTTCCCCGCAGCGGACTTCGTGCCCGGCGACGCGGGAAACCCCGAGCGCTACGCCATCGAGTCCATCGCGTTCGGGTCCGTGCCCGTGGCCGACCCCGCCCGCTACCCGCGATTGGCCCGGTGCAGCGCGATCTTCGACGCGGCCATCGCCCGCTACGCCGCCGCGGTGCGCGCGCTGGAAGATCCCGACCGCGTGGTGTCGTGGGGCGGCACGCCGCTCACCGCGGCGCAGCTCGTGATCCGCATGGTCTTCCACAACGGCACGCACTGCGGCGAGATCCTGGACCTCCGCCGGGCGCTTCGCCTCGGGCGCATCCTGGGCTAGCCCGTGCCGGGGGCTCGGCGACGGGTCGTATGCGCTGGGCGCTACGCCCCGGGCAGATGCTTGTCGATCCAGTCGTCCTGGCGCAGCACGCTGGCGCGGTTGCGTCGGTCGCGCGCCTCGCTGCGGCGCTGCGCGTGACGGAAGACCATCAGCGCGACGCGCGTGTCGAGCAGTTCGTCCGCCGTCGCCCGCGCCCGCAGCAGGCGCGCCTCGAACGGCGCGTGCCGGGTGATGAGTTCGTCCTCCAGCGAGACAAAGACCTGCGACGAACCCGGGTCGCCCTGGCGCCCGGCGCGCCCGATGAACTGGCGGTCGATGCGCTGGGCCCCGTGCATCTCGGTGAGCAGCACGTGCAGCCCGCCGGCCTCGAGCGCCGCCCGGTCGGGCTTGATGTCCGTCCCGCGTCCGGCCATGTTCGTCGCGACGGTGATCGCCGCCCCGGACCCGCCGATGCCCGCCCGCCCGATGAACTCGGCCTCTTCCTTGTCGAAGTTCGCGTTCAGCACCTGGTGCGGGAGGCCCCGCGCCGTCAGCAGGCGCGACAGCAGTTCCGACGCCGCGATCGAGCGCGTCCCCACCAGCACCGGGCGTCCGCGCCGGTGCATGTCCTCGATCGACGCGCCGATGGCGGCCCACTTGTCGCGCACCGTCCGGAACACGCGCGTGGGCATCCGCGTCCGCACCACCGGGCGGTTCGGCGGGATCACCGTCACGGGGCGCGCATACACCGTCTCCATCTCGCTCGTCGCGTCGGCCGCCGTGCCCGTCATCCCGCACAGGAACGGGTACGTGCGGAAGAACCGCTGGAACGAGAGTCGCGCGAGCGTCTCGCGGTCGGCCGTCACGTCCAGCCCTTCCTTGGCCTCCACCGCCTGGTGCAGGCCGTGCTCCCACTGCCGGTCGGGGAGGAACCGCCCCGTGTACTCATCGACGATGAGCACCTTGCCGTCCACCACCTGGTAGTGCTGCCCGTGCAGGTAGCAGTGGCTCGCGACCAGCGCCTGGCGCACGAGCTCTTCGCCCCGGCGCGACGCCCGCCAGATCGCCTCGCCCCCGTGCGCGAGCAGGTCGTCGGTGAGCACGCGCAGCCGGTCGCGCCCGCGGCGCGTGAGCGTCGCGCGCCGGCGCACGTGCTCGACCTCGTAGTCGGCCTGCTCGTCGAGCTTGCCCGCCAGGCGCGTCGCCTCGCGGTACACCTTCGCCATGTCGTCCTCACGCCGCGAACGCGCGATGATCAGCGGGACGACGCCCTCGTCGATCAGCACGGCGTCGGCCTCGTCGACCAGCGCCGCCCGCAGCCCGGGCACCAGCGGGTTCAGTCCTTCGCCCCCCGAGCCGACGAGCGAGGTCAGGCGCCGTGCGCTCCACGCCGTGCCCGTGGGGCCGAGCTTGATCTGATCGCGCAGCCAGTCGGCGACGATCTGCTTGGGCGTGCCGTAGACGATGCCCCGCGAGTAGACGCCCGCGCGCTCCGGGGGCGAGAGGTCCTGGGTGATGGCCCCGACCTCGAGCAGGCATCGTCGGTAGATGTGGCGGCG
Proteins encoded in this window:
- a CDS encoding class I SAM-dependent methyltransferase, whose product is MGTFEDFYSIPRLYDILHAPGTMSDVRVLRRLRRAHVPRHEGPDVWLEPGCGTGRYLRAAARLKVRGIGFDSEPKMVAFARRTARDAGVCQSQTGEGDGGVRIFAARMEDFASGRRLPPVTMAFNLINTIRHLTSDRAMVEHLRSVGGVLRPGGVYVVGISLCAYGLESITEDVWKGSRDGVRVSQVVQYIPPAGARGESARNERVISHLTVRTGVGKRVRERHIDSTYALRGYNLAQWRDVVSRGGLRVVGVTDGEGVPATPREPGYYLFILARDGQDPGPAQSARGARRTRGLRARP
- a CDS encoding DinB family protein, with translation MNRSEELAGAIEMSRALLVRFLPGFTDETHTAQFPGLPNHLAWNLGHLAHTCHRCAAMLDGLEAFPAADFVPGDAGNPERYAIESIAFGSVPVADPARYPRLARCSAIFDAAIARYAAAVRALEDPDRVVSWGGTPLTAAQLVIRMVFHNGTHCGEILDLRRALRLGRILG